A window from Populus trichocarpa isolate Nisqually-1 chromosome 3, P.trichocarpa_v4.1, whole genome shotgun sequence encodes these proteins:
- the LOC7465471 gene encoding cyclin-dependent kinase F-4: MERYKLIKEVGDGTFGSVWRAINKQSGEVVAIKKMKKKYYSWEECVNLREVKSLRKMNHPNIVKLREVIRENDILYFVFEYMECNLYQLTKDREKLFSEAEVRNWCFQVFQGLAYMHQRGYFHRDLKPENLLVSKSIIKIADFGLAREVNSQPPYTEYVSTRWYRAPEVLLQSYLYSSKVDMWAMGAIMAELFTLRPLFPGTSEADEIYKICSVIGSPTTDTWADGLNLARAINYQFPQFAGVHLPTLIPSASEDAINLIKSLCSWDPCTRPSAADALQHPFFQSCFYVPPSLRPRAAITRTPASAGTKGGLEQQCGRNLPGALSNSKLTNSFPSPKLHASLSTGVQRKLDMVNQDSRKPDKSLKSSTKPRYQPPGRKSPTFMSKGRVARGASETADKFASMTIASRRQSLGQQPKPPTMKAGVQWTGESGGMFLRPTQQFPHGRNYPRKVVG, translated from the exons ATGGAAAG GTACAAGTTAATCAAGGAAGTTGGCGATGGAACATTTGGGAGTGTGTGGAGAGCAATTAATAAGCAATCTGGTGAAGTT GTGGcaattaaaaagatgaagaagaaatattaCTCATGGGAAGAGTGTGTGAATTTGAGAGAAGTGAAG TCATTGCGGAAAATGAATCATCCGAATATTGTGAAGCTCAGAGAAGTAATCCGGGAAAAtgacattttatattttgtttttgagtacatg gAATGCAACCTTTATCAACTTACTAAAGACAGGGAAAAGCTATTTTCAGAAGCTGAAGTGAGGAATTGGTGTTTTCAAGTATTTCAAGGTCTTGCTTACATGCACCAGCGTGGGTATTTTCATCGTGACCTTAAGCCAG AGAACCTGTTGGTCTCAAAATCCATAATTAAAATTGCTGATTTTGGTCTTGCACGAGAAGTCAATTCACAGCCTCCATATACGGAGTATGTCTCCACGCGGTG GTATAGAGCACCTGAAGTGTTGCTTCAGTCATACCTGTACAGCTCTAAAGTTG ATATGTGGGCAATGGGTGCCATCATGGCTGAGTTATTCACCCTTCGACCGCTTTTTCCTGGTACCAG TGAAGCAGATGAGATCTACAAAATATGCAGTGTGATAGGCAGTCCAACAACTGACACCTGGGCTGATGGGCTTAATCTTGCAAGGGCTATTAACTACCAATTTCCACAG TTTGCTGGTGTTCACCTTCCCACACTTATCCCATCAGCAAGTGAGGATGCAATCAACCTTATCAAG TCGCTTTGCTCCTGGGATCCTTGCACGAGGCCTTCAGCTGCAGATGCTCTACAACATCCTTTCTTTCAG AGTTGTTTTTATGTGCCACCATCCCTACGCCCCAGAGCAGCCATCACAAGAACACCTGCATCTG CTGGAACAAAGGGAGGACTGGAGCAACAATGTGGGAGGAATTTACCAGGGGCTTTGTCTAATTCTAAGCTTACTAACAGTTTTCCTTCTCCAAAGTTACATGCTTCTTTGAGTACAG GGGTACAACGCAAGTTGGATATGGTTAACCAG GATTCACGGAAGCCCGACAAGTCCTTGAAGAGCTCTACAAAACCAAGATATCAACCACCAGGGAGGAAAAGCCCAA CATTTATGAGCAAAGGGAGAGTTGCACGTGGAGCATCAGAAACAGCTGATAAGTTTGCAAGCATGACAATTGCCTCTCGTCGGCAGTCTCTGGGGCAGCAGCCCAAGCCACCTACTATGAAGGCTGGAGTACAGTGGACTGGAgaatctggtgggatgtttctTAGGCCAACCCAACAATTCCCACATGGCAGAAACTATCCAAGGAAGGTTGTGGGATGA
- the LOC7491899 gene encoding uncharacterized protein LOC7491899 isoform X1, with protein sequence MDPDHFGNRETGYCDWKEWLQGDNEDILLDGANAMPSPFLFQSQVNDMGGTSNRVLQTDNPRDRKKRNDKEYRARCREDQKRQQEELEKLAVENARMKDENESLVKERVTVLSPKLESAAIEINQLRSESQSLKRNSDNQRILVHALTEKLLVRTSTNPTGLEVNDHDSQNKLRSLHDEVARLRQNVPQDPRMQEKKKLMEELLRLENENRLQELQNQAYCMMIQNDGDPRGDEADQALPAGLL encoded by the exons ATGGATCCCGATCATTTCGGTAATCGAGAGACAGGATATTGTGACTGGAAGGAGTGGCTTCAGGGAGACAATGAAGATATCT TGCTGGATGGAGCGAACGCAATGCCAAGCCCTTTCCTATTCCAGTCACAAGTTAATGATATGGGTGGAACAAGCAATAGAGTACTCCAGACAGACAATCCACGcgacagaaaaaaaagaaatgacaaaGAATATCGAGCCCGTTGTAGG GAAGACCAGAAAAGACAGCAGGAGGAGTTGGAGAAACTAGCGGTAGAAAATGCACGCATGAAGGACGAAAATGAATCCCTGGTGAAGGAAAGGGTTACAGTTTTGAGTCCGAAGTTGGAATCAGCAGCCATTGAGATAAATCAACTTAGAAGTGAAAGTCAGAGCTTGAAACGCAACAGTGACAACCAAAGAATTCTTGTGCATGCTTTAACCGAAAAACtg cttgtgcgcacctcgactaatcccacgggccttgaagttaatgatcat GATAGCCAAAATAAACTTAGAAGCCTCCATGATGAGGTTGCACGATTGAGACAAAACGTCCCCCAGGATCCCAGgatgcaagaaaagaaaaaactcatggAAGAGCTTTTGAGGTTAGAAAACGAAAACAGGCTGCAAGAACTGCAAAATCAAGCGTATTGCATGATGATACAAAATGACGGGGACCCTAGAGGGGATGAAGCTGATCAAG CATTGCCTGCAGGATTGCTGTGA
- the LOC7491899 gene encoding uncharacterized protein LOC7491899 isoform X2, whose amino-acid sequence MDPDHFGNRETGYCDWKEWLQGDNEDILLDGANAMPSPFLFQSQVNDMGGTSNRVLQTDNPRDRKKRNDKEYRARCREDQKRQQEELEKLAVENARMKDENESLVKERVTVLSPKLESAAIEINQLRSESQSLKRNSDNQRILVHALTEKLDSQNKLRSLHDEVARLRQNVPQDPRMQEKKKLMEELLRLENENRLQELQNQAYCMMIQNDGDPRGDEADQALPAGLL is encoded by the exons ATGGATCCCGATCATTTCGGTAATCGAGAGACAGGATATTGTGACTGGAAGGAGTGGCTTCAGGGAGACAATGAAGATATCT TGCTGGATGGAGCGAACGCAATGCCAAGCCCTTTCCTATTCCAGTCACAAGTTAATGATATGGGTGGAACAAGCAATAGAGTACTCCAGACAGACAATCCACGcgacagaaaaaaaagaaatgacaaaGAATATCGAGCCCGTTGTAGG GAAGACCAGAAAAGACAGCAGGAGGAGTTGGAGAAACTAGCGGTAGAAAATGCACGCATGAAGGACGAAAATGAATCCCTGGTGAAGGAAAGGGTTACAGTTTTGAGTCCGAAGTTGGAATCAGCAGCCATTGAGATAAATCAACTTAGAAGTGAAAGTCAGAGCTTGAAACGCAACAGTGACAACCAAAGAATTCTTGTGCATGCTTTAACCGAAAAACtg GATAGCCAAAATAAACTTAGAAGCCTCCATGATGAGGTTGCACGATTGAGACAAAACGTCCCCCAGGATCCCAGgatgcaagaaaagaaaaaactcatggAAGAGCTTTTGAGGTTAGAAAACGAAAACAGGCTGCAAGAACTGCAAAATCAAGCGTATTGCATGATGATACAAAATGACGGGGACCCTAGAGGGGATGAAGCTGATCAAG CATTGCCTGCAGGATTGCTGTGA
- the LOC7491900 gene encoding phospholipase A1-IIdelta, producing the protein MDGTSEATWPEILGSRNWDNLLDPLDLSLRKLILRCGDFCQATYDAFNNDQNSRYCGTSRYGKRNFFHKVMLDNPENYQVSSFLYATARVSLPEAFLLHSLSRDSWDRETNWIGYIAVTSDEQTKTLGRREIYIAFRGTTRNYEWVDILGAKLKSAKPLLRGATSTTHDQESSSSSDDDDDKVPKVMLGWLTMYISDDPNSPFTKLSARAQLLAHIKELRERYKDDDLSIIFTGHSLGASLSILSAFDLVENGITDIPVSAFVFGSPQVGNKEFNERFNKYPNLKVLHIKNKIDVIPHYPGRLMGYVYTGIEFEIDTRKSPSLKDSKNPSDWHNLQAMLHIVAGWNGEEQEFELKVKRSLALVNKSSEFLKDECLVPGIWWVEKNKGMVRNEDGEWVLAPPDEEDLPVPEC; encoded by the coding sequence ATGGACGGAACAAGTGAGGCGACATGGCCTGAAATCCTGGGCAGCAGAAACTGGGATAATCTCCTTGACCCTCTCGACCTCAGCCTCCGCAAACTCATTCTCCGATGTGGCGACTTCTGCCAGGCCACATATGATGCCTTCAACAACGACCAGAACTCCAGGTATTGCGGCACTAGCCGGTACGGCAAGCGCAACTTCTTTCATAAAGTGATGCTTGACAACCCCGAAAACTATCAAGTCTCCTCTTTCCTCTACGCCACTGCTCGTGTCAGCCTCCCTGAAGCCTTCCTTCTCCATTCTCTATCTCGTGATTCCTGGGACCGTGAAACCAACTGGATTGGTTACATCGCTGTCACCTCTGATGAACAGACGAAAACTCTTGGCCGCCGTGAAATCTACATAGCCTTCCGCGGAACCACCAGAAATTACGAATGGGTTGACATCTTAGGCGCAAAGCTCAAGTCTGCTAAACCATTGTTAAGGGGTGCTACAAGCACTACTCATGATCaagaaagcagcagcagcagtgaCGATGACGATGACAAAGTTCCTAAAGTGATGCTAGGCTGGCTTACGATGTATATTTCTGACGACCCAAATTCGCCTTTCACCAAATTAAGTGCGAGGGCGCAGCTTTTGGCCCATATTAAAGAGCTAAGGGAGCGATACAAGGATGACGACCTGAGCATTATCTTTACTGGTCACAGCCTTGGTGCTAGTTTATCAATTTTGAGTGCTTTTGATCTTGTGGAAAATGGAATTACAGATATCCCAGTATCAGCTTTTGTCTTTGGCAGCCCACAAGTTGGAAACAAGGAATTCAACGAGAGGTTTAACAAGTATCCAAATCTGAAGGTTctgcatataaaaaataagattgatgTTATACCGCACTATCCAGGGCGATTGATGGGGTATGTTTATACTggaattgagtttgaaattgatACGAGGAAATCTCCAAGCTTGAAGGACTCGAAGAATCCGAGTGATTGGCATAATTTGCAGGCCATGTTGCATATAGTGGCAGGGTGGAACGGCGAGGAACAGGAGTTTGAGCTGAAAGTGAAGAGGAGCTTGGCATTGGTGAATAAGTCATCTGAGTTCTTGAAAGACGAGTGCCTGGTCCCTGGGATTTGGTGGGTAGAGAAGAACAAAGGGATGGTCAGAAACGAAGATGGTGAATGGGTGTTGGCTCCGCCAGATGAGGAGGACCTACCTGTCCCCGAATGTTGA